The Dioscorea cayenensis subsp. rotundata cultivar TDr96_F1 unplaced genomic scaffold, TDr96_F1_v2_PseudoChromosome.rev07_lg8_w22 25.fasta BLBR01001196.1, whole genome shotgun sequence region TGaataatatgaatgcaattGGGAGGGTCTATGCGGCTTTCCAAATACCCGGAGTTAAACCGTATGCTGGCTGTCTTCTTGGAGCGAAGTTTCTGGCTTATATGTTCGTGGCTGCGTTGCCCTCCCAACTCAGTAAAAATAgtaaagttttcacttattcctattcttttttatttttacttttatttttatttgtgttctgttcttgataaaaataagattatgtTACTTCTTCATTTACTTCAGCCAGTATTATATCAAATCCCTATCTTGAAACAGCTCATTTCAACAGTATTGTTGTCAAACATTTGAATAATACATACCTCATGTATAATTGGAGTGGAATTTGTTGTTTAAGCAACATCACTATGCCAGTCTCAGTTATGTgcaatttgttgttgtttgccATGTATTTAATTTCTACATATTTCTTGCAGAAATAGGTGGGAAGCTTATGTCAGTCATCACTGCTGGAAACCTGTCTACGCTATTTTTTGATGTAGGGGGGATTTTGGGTAGTATCTGTGCTGGATGTATATATGGCCTATTCAATGCTAAAGACCATCCTGCGGCTGGATTCATAGCTCTGGGTGCACTTGCTATTATTTTCTACGGCATTTTGGGAAATATTTCACAGCTGATGAACATAATACTGATGATTGTCATTGGTTTAGCGGTTAATGGCCTCTGTGCATTTATAACAACTGGTGTATCTGCTGATCTTGGAACTCACAATGCACTTCAAGGACATGGTCTAGCTTTGGCAACTGTTACAGCGATTATAGATGGCACTGGCTCATTTGGCGCCACTCTTGGGCTCCTTAtaggatattttttaaaacaagagtTGAATTCAAATGCCGTCTTGGTAGTGCTTGAGGTTGTAGCAGTGCTATCTATTATTTCACTATATTCTCCACAAATTGTCCCATACTTGAAAAGCAAAATACAAACTATGCAAAATCGGCACAACAGTGGTCGGATGGGGGAACTAGGTggagatttttgtttttcccaTACTGGGACATTTTTCAATCTGCTCTGCAAATTCCTATTGGCCGTTATTCTTGAGATTATTAATTTcgtattattttttctttctattgcaGCTTCTATCACAGCACCACTCATAAACACGCCGACTGATGAGGATAGCACACTGGACAGGCAGCAGGAAGATTCTTCTTAGTTAGAGATATTCATGAAATTTTACACAGCTTTGAACCTTTTGAAGGAATTAAACAAACAATAAGATTGACAAGAAAAATACTTCAGATATggtatgttttttctttcatcatACTAATTCATGTAATTGTTATCACGTGTAAACAagttgtaatgattgcaaatgaactaacccctttagtcccacatcggctatgagatggactccttgtgtgcatataagtggtgggCATCCTTCATCACTAGGCCGGTCTGTGGAGTTGTGGATCCCACTTTGTGTATTATGTGTGGGTTGGGTGAGGGGCTGACCAACGAAGGGTTCGAGCAGTGGTGGCTTAAGCTGGGGTGCAGAGTGAAGTGTCGTTGAGTGAAGCGTCACGCCCCCACCATGCCATAGGGGTTGGGGCTACCCCTATCCTATAGGcggtcttttggtgacacgctctcCCTCACACTGCGTAGTGCATATGatggtgctttcgttgagaaGTCGATGTGGGGCACGCGACTGCGTCGGGGTTTGAGTCGGGTGCTCTCAGCCCGACGAGGGTTCGACGAGGGAGGGTTC contains the following coding sequences:
- the LOC120255797 gene encoding putative glycerol-3-phosphate transporter 4, giving the protein MAARPPSSLAMRSIQPRLQWSLKTHGYIVLSLTFITYFLYLVSRKPTSIVQSALNPQKSYASPPWPLGPVFIPQSLSESPSKDSVSEGWAPFNATGGNTKIMLSGLFQATGWPWVVAVVENWYQEQGYWWLIMGIWNPFVSMGNIVGTLLAGFALHRGWGLSFIIPGLMMVAGGLLVLFFLIPHPESIQFPNQDEETGHIRPGRHRHQSGQDEAATTQERQGNDPGQGDVNNMNAIGRVYAAFQIPGVKPYAGCLLGAKFLAYMFVAALPSQLSKNKIGGKLMSVITAGNLSTLFFDVGGILGSICAGCIYGLFNAKDHPAAGFIALGALAIIFYGILGNISQLMNIILMIVIGLAVNGLCAFITTGVSADLGTHNALQGHGLALATVTAIIDGTGSFGATLGLLIGYFLKQELNSNAVLVVLEVVAVLSIISLYSPQIVPYLKSKIQTMQNRHNSGRMGELGGDFCFSHTGTFFNLLCKFLLAVILEIINFVLFFLSIAASITAPLINTPTDEDSTLDRQQEDSS